gcagccacaaccaggaacaccgagaagaaccctttctcttttcgataagtgcactgggttcttttacatgcgttacacaacacatgggaccaacggctttacgtcccatccgaaggacgaagcaatggttaagtgtcttgctcaaggacacagtgtcacggctggggattcgaacccacactctgctgatcagaaacaccagagtttgaattcggtgctcttaactgctcggccacgacacttccacaaaaaaTATAAACTCTGACTGCGATTAAATGCATTGCACAGGGAAGTTTTTCAGAATGCTTACCTCTTGCATCCAGCGCGATACGCATAGAGAGATATTTGCCAAGGTGGTCAATGGTGGCAACGGCTGACGTCTTCAGGTACCTCATGGAATCTGATCTCAAGGCTTGGTGTTCGTGTAATGGGTGTGGCTTGAAGACAAGCTCTATCTCCTGGAAGAAGCACAGGATGATATGAAGAGTACGATATGCATTAACAAACATAATAAAATTATATCACATTATGAGGGTTTACAAGGGTGCTGTGGTTCAATCAGTAGCAactgccagaaacacaggggcgaacccccttctctttttaaGTGTTAAACTGGGTTCTACATGCATTACATAAGACTTGCACCTTaacgtcccatcagaaggacaaagcaataatggtttaagtgtcttacttaaggaGACAAGTACCATGACCAGGAAccgaaacccacactctgccgatcagaaacaccagagcttgagtccagtacgCTGGATCAATCGGCCATTACACACaagtttaacaaaaacaagtacgcgctgagatacaatgttttttcaaagaGCATTTTTGTGAGGGATACATTTTTGCAAAATTGAGACACATCATTTTTTGCACTGATGCAACAACTTAAATGACTCATCATACATAACAGTAATACAGAGTATTATTTTTGCCCCGAATCCACCAAATTAGGGTGCTCAAGTCACATGAAAGAGAACCCTCACACAGTAAAGAACGAGGAAAATCAGccaaaaaacaattacaaaaaggcCATATTGCACAAGTTAGTTTTCATACTAATCTTAAAAGTTTCAACACTAGAAATAATATTACATACGTTATTGTGAGAATCGGCCAGGTCGGCATTACTACTATCAGTCACTTGTTCCAGGGCTTCAGTACTCGACTCGTCTGACGTTCGTAATCTCTTACAGGTTTCAACGTCACCAATTTCACCAAGTTCTGGTTCCGGTTCAGGTTCTGGCTCAAGGTCGGCGACCCCGTCAACAACCCCATCAACGACCCCATCGATGACCCCGTCGACGATCCCACCACCACAGATGGCATCGGTGGCCTCCATGTCTTCATTTACTTGGTTGTGTTTCCTCTACGGTAAGATCAATAATCAATTGCAAAGCAATAATCAATGGAGCTCATATacataagaagaaaaaacaaaacagttattttGGTAGGTTAGTTGAATTATAAACCTAAATATTTTAGGTGGTCCAATATTTATTATAGTTACATAGGCCTATACTTATAACTTTAAGCTACGTacttacaataaaaaaaaaaattaaaaaaattattctatGCAAGTGGAAGTGGAACTTGTTATCAATCAAAAAACAATCTGTCAACAATACTAATACAGATTATAACAGATATCGGTCTTTAAATTGTTTCAAGAAATAATAAATGCAATCAATCAATACATAAGTCAATAAGTATCATCCAAATCGTACTTATACCTTCAATTAAATATGAATCAACAATGGGTATATATGACAATATAAGTAAGCAGTGGAATTAACAGTGTTTCAACCAAAATCAATGTGCATGTATGTCTCTTGTTCTTGATTGTAACAGGTGGCAATCAATGGAATCAGTGAAATCAGTCAATATACAATCAATtccaacaatcaatcaatcaaacaaataaatagtcaTTGTACAATAAATTCACATCGTCAATCAATaagttaatataaaacaaatgcacattatcaatcaatcaatcaataaaatcaGTAAATATCAAAAGTAGAGCACATcgacaatcaatcaatcaataaatagaATCTGTAAATGCACATGTACAATAAATGCacatcatcaatcaatcaataagttACATCAGTAAATATACAATATTAATGCACATCACAATTAATAAAATCAGCCAATCATTATACAtcaaacatacaatacaatctGTCAATATAAATGAACAATAAAGTCATCACAAATCAAAGGAACGACTGATCACAAATGGGTAAATCAATGTTCAATCAATAGAAGTGATCATGTTCAATGCAATAAATCAATCTATCACATTCACAGATATTTGTGAAGATGTCATTTAAGTGCAATTTTTGTTGATGGTTTAAATCCCGCTCCAGTAAATTTGTCTCTGTTAAACCACAGATCAGGTGAGAGACTCGAGATTTTTGTCTACCTTCATGAGGACTCCATCTATGGGAAaaagagtgcatcacaaaactgtattTCTGAATTTGACCTCTTTGACTGAAAATTGTAAATTGCTTAGTTCTCTTACCACTCTCTGTGCTCTGTTCATGGCCTGTATTTTCAGTCCTTCCTCTATGCTATTACTCAATGCATTGGTATTGTGATGTCCCGTCAACTTCGCCAACACTCGCtcctaaaaagaaaacatttggcAAGAGTCAGTCATCtttgcaggccttgaactttgctcttgaaggtgCAGAGCTGTTTTcatctggtaaggggcacctctggcccttttcaaaaccacgtcttcggctttggattcggcttgaggctccattctcgtctgaagcccctTAGCGCATATAGTACCCAAAGCACgcacaattgtcaaaacaaccggcgaagcaaagctagcctgagccgaaccAAAAGCTaaatccagtcgtttcgaaaagggcctctatgaggaaaatgtctACTTGTACAGAAATCTTGCAAAAGGCATCACGGcgaaagcacagggcatcacaacaattgctgtgggtgctgtgtgTTATTTTGAGGCCCGTCTTTGAATTCTTGCAAACTGTAAAAAAAGGGCATGAATTTTTTTGTCACCCACTATGGCAGGTTGTCTCGGTGGCTTCCTTCCGTACCTTTTGAATCCCGGACTGGagccttgcaaacattttggGTTTTCAATCCCATTGCGTGAGTTTCCCACCAGTTGGGTTTTTTACTCCAATATCGAAAACCGCCATTACTTTAACATCTCCTCTACAAGGGATATATCTTTAGACCtacagggcccattttcatataataataataataataataataaatgaacatttataaagcgccttatgcaacatctcaaagcgctttacacaaatataaaaatcagcaacataaaaatacaaagagAAAACACTCAGAAAATCTTACAATAAGCAGATAAGCAAAAAACAtactaataacaaataaatatgaGTTTAAAAAGAGTTGATTAAAGCAGTGAATGATGTTTAACAATATTCTGATAAGTTAAAAAAATGCAGTTTGGGAAAGGTCTGTGCATGTTGGtgtatgtttttaaaaccaCCAAAGTCATTAGGGGAATCAATGGgcgcgttcaattagcttccttGTGttgaccccgcagtgctcattcaggtgagccccgtacaagagctaatcgaacgatcactcgccctcttgtggtgacgtcgtgcacctcgggccagcccaaagtgacccgttccacaagcagggcacttgggacTGACCCGGATGAGCctctggaatgacgtcaaagctattcgaatgtactgggggcagactggggtcgacctggggaagctaatcgaacgcacctaatgatagtaaaaaatgGGCCATATTCCTACCTGGTGTGCCTCATACTCGTCCCTGCTGGGGTAGATCTTTGAAATTAAAGCGTCAAAGTTAGGATCTGGACGAAGTGATCGTTTTGACACCAGCTTCTTCCGGCAAGTTGGGCATTCTTTGTTCCTGTAGGTCAAATTATTCAACAATGACAGCATTTAATAACGTATAATGAATAGGCACAATACTTAAAcagtcaggttggtgtagtggtatatTTCCTAACTTTCCACGTGTAAGACCCTGAATCATGCAAGGGGCATTACAcgaattgggttttcagtccctactgaCTGCATGAGTTTTCCCTAGAATAATTCTCTTGAATTGTGTGGGGCATAACAACTGTTATCTTTTACTTTGAAGTGCTTTCTCAAACTATCAAACGCTGCTGAAATCACCTGCTGTAAGCAATTAGCTTCTATACAAAGGTTTTTACTgccaataattttaagagtgattaccaaacgtataccttgcctttaaaggatttgggtagtttttgtaacacaaaacacaatgtccacagatttacattaaatttacaccatttgaagataatgatagcagaaagcgtaccttaaaatattagttgctgagttgccgtcatttttgagaaatgagtaaaacaatgtcatgaaataacGTTTTTACtgagacaaatattattttcatgccatacccatttctaaaaaaaatacagcacctcagcaagtaatattttcagggaagctttctaccatcattatcttaaactgagtaagtttaatgtaaatctgtggacgttgtgttttttgtcctacaaaaagtacataaacccTGTAAGTGGTTGATACAGATGAGCTTTTGTTATACTTACCCACTTCTAAGAGCAGTGATGATGCACTCTTGACAGAACCGATGCAGACATTCCTTGGTCGTGTACGTATTCTTTAACATGTCCAGACATATCGGGCACATGAGCTCACTGTGAAGACTACGGGGGGAGACTGCTATTTCTGTGTCATCTGTAATTGCCTCTTGAGGCGTACGATGAAGCTCATAAAGGCTGAGCTCTGAAAATGGATAAGAGAAATTATCGTCAAGTCAATGCATCTCCTACAATACAATAGCATTTACGATACACGCGAGTTTAAAAGTGTCAAGACAATGTATGGATTGCTTTAAAATTATTGCCATTTTGGCAACAGAGAGCGCAGGATAGAGCGAAGtggagaattggtgaagaggctttcctcctgccGAGTGAAGGCTAGACGACTATACATTTTAGGGGTACGAGGCTTGTACTTACCCCATGTTTTGCTTGGCTGGGAGTTACTTGTCTGCAATGCAATAAAATCACACAATAAGAGATGGttaataactacatgtatacaattattttttgcatccgggataaagaatatgattCGGATTttccccttacactgatgtgtaatataagcactgtattctcactAACtttctgagttctgtgaaaagatCCACAGGCTAATTACTCAGGTGTGATTCAAACAATCGCTGCGGTCTGTGCTGCAGTACACAGCGCACAGGCAAGATTCAACAGAACATGGTGTTCATCCTTATATCTCGAACAACCTCCACCATGCTCGAACGAACATTATCATGATTTTGAACTTCACCCGCACTTCTCATGCTGGGCATAGCGGgagatagttgcgataatgtaaccttCCTTCCACCTCCTCTACAAGCTAGATAATTCCACAAACAGACTTGCTCTCATATCTATCAGCTAGATTTATATTGTATTTGTACCATAACAGTtgttacaaataaatattgttctTCTTCAACTTATATTCACGTGTTGTACACCAGTTCATTGGTGTCATCAAAACCTATATAAATTAACCAGGGAAGTGGAGTGTTATACCACGTCCTTTTCCTGCGTCCTTTTCCAGCCTTCCGGAGGAGGGTtctgttatcgcaactaagcgTGAGCATGAAAGGTctgtaaatataaatattagTTTTTATGCCTAGTTAAATGTGTTATAATTGTTAATCCATGGCTTAATCCATCATGTCCAACCCAACCGGGCCATGCCATAGCCAAGGCCATGTAGAAAGAAATGCCTATCTAGGCGAAGTACCAACAGGATTTTTTAGGTTGCTTCATGATCATCCAAACGATCATCCAACTATACGATATAgttgaagcctggttcataattcctgcgaatgcgatgcaaattttggagtgaatttgacgtcacaactctgttttcgctgcgaatatTCGCAAGAGTTGAGCTGTCTGCGAACTATTCGCTgggaatttgtgatgtcaaccTTCGTATCGCatgttcgcaggaagtatataAACCGggctggttcatacttcctgtgaatgcgatacgaatgttgacgtaaCAAATTTGGATGAAATTCGTATTGAGTTGAGTCAAGGAgggttgtgatgtcaaatttacgTCAAGTTCGCTTCGCATTCGAATTCGCAGGAAGTAGTAAGTAcaaaagtatgaaccgggctttagtcgGATAATTCGTTGGGATGTGCCAGCTTTCGAGTTCAGACGAAACAATGATATTCAGTGCCAGGAGGAGCTGGAGAACCTCAATTTTCTGAAGAGCGTCCACTTAATTTTCCCCGCACCACCACACCACAGTGTGTGCCCAGCTAGCTTACCCCACCACCGTCGTCGGGAGACGGGAAATATGCAATTTTCTGCTCTCCTCGGCATCACTCACCCAGTTAAAAATTTTAGTTTTACAAATTAACTGAACTCCAAATAAAAATACCACACCTAATTTTGATACTAACTTATTCTTAACGATCACTACTTgcttataaagctgttaaaatgAACCATACCTGATTTGCGTGAGTAACAGCCATGTTGAAATTAACGGACACAGAGCTTCCTTCTTCTTTTCCAGTTTCTATTTTTTTCAcgacgataattattttgctaaaaaaaacatggttggTCCTCGGAAACAGCGCCACCTCGTGGTGGTTGGTTGGACAATCAACCTTGGTCTTGTGTTAAACTTCATCCAGTCCTCCcttataattaattttttttatcactttCATCTAACTAACTGCTACGGTCCTGCGCTTTCCGCAAGGTGGGTGAGTTTGTGTGCATAATATATGTTGCAAAAATGTGATGTGGCAATAGATGGATTAAATTgctattaaatatttgttttcatttagcaGTATTGGAGCATCGATCACTACAAATGTAAGGGCAATGAACCATTTTATGACCAGAGCAGGTTATGTAAGCCTACCCTATGCAATTTTGTCCTCTTTGCAATACTATCagggaggacattattgcatatgcaataaggTCCGCCTGACGGTTTTGCATAatttatgcaatcgtgtccgcccggacgctgcagcataatgcaattgtgtccacctggacacatttgcatatgcagttgtgtccgcacCCGTGCAAAAcagtccttgcagtaaattgaaacgcccttggtcgacggaacacgttcgccatttttttaacaagctaAGTGCACGTCATGAATGACAAGGGAAATGTttggccgttgggtattcgctgcaatcataaaagaCGTGAATATTAATGATGCATAATATGCATAGTATTATATGCAgcgcatgcacgctcgcttacgaaCGCACACACATGtaaagtcatgtacatgtccgccggacggtttttgcataggcccggacacgattgcatatgccaaaatgtccggagcggacagtattgcatggcggacacacttgcatctgacaccggtatAGGCCAAATATTGTTGTGTTGgatggttaaaaaaaagttaatccAAGCACTGTATTACTGCATAATATTATAGGAACGATCGAGTCATCCAAAATAAAGTAGCCTATTGgccctataataataataaaccgtatttatatagcgcatatcactaaaacaaagtccctatgcgctttaggaaaacaaaataaaggaagAATGAACCATCAAAGAAAGTTACTGAAAAGCGTTGAAAAGATGAGTTTTAAGGCGTTTTTGAATGTGTCAATTGTGGAAGCATCCTTGACAGACTCGGGTAAGCCATTCCACAGTTCAGCAGCAGCTACTTGGAAAGAGCGAGCACCATAAGATTTTGTAACAGGGGTGGAAATGACAAGAAGAGACTTTGACATAGAGCGTAAATTTCTCGAAGGAATGTATTTGTGAACTAGGTCCTGGAGATAAATCGGGGCTGTGCCttgcaaacattgaaaagttaaaaggagaattttgaatttaattctaGCTTGAACAGGAAGCCAATGAAGATTTTGTAGGATGGGAGTTATGTGATCACGTGGACGAGTGCATGTGACTAATCTAGCAGCTGAATTTTGAACTCGttgcagttttttaataatAGAA
Above is a genomic segment from Asterias rubens chromosome 10, eAstRub1.3, whole genome shotgun sequence containing:
- the LOC117296074 gene encoding E3 ubiquitin-protein ligase RING2-like; amino-acid sequence: MAVTHANQTSNSQPSKTWELSLYELHRTPQEAITDDTEIAVSPRSLHSELMCPICLDMLKNTYTTKECLHRFCQECIITALRSGNKECPTCRKKLVSKRSLRPDPNFDALISKIYPSRDEYEAHQERVLAKLTGHHNTNALSNSIEEGLKIQAMNRAQRVRKHNQVNEDMEATDAICGGGIVDGVIDGVVDGVVDGVADLEPEPEPEPELGEIGDVETCKRLRTSDESSTEALEQVTDSSNADLADSHNNEIELVFKPHPLHEHQALRSDSMRYLKTSAVATIDHLGKYLSMRIALDARESGRRDPEGPMEFDISIASTPGQYSILSGSMTLEQVQDKYWRLTRPLEMYYSVKGSH